The Calypte anna isolate BGI_N300 chromosome 2, bCalAnn1_v1.p, whole genome shotgun sequence genome includes a window with the following:
- the GDF6 gene encoding growth/differentiation factor 6, with the protein MNARRALLSAALLASLLWDLPCCLPASLPAASEFAVSSKGGRSRRGPRSPRENRPRQGGHAGVRPLPRAEPHEYMLSLFRTYSIAEKLGINASFFQSSKSANTITSFLDRGRDDLSPSPLRQQQYVFDVSTLSETEELVGAELRLFRRFPRGRPPPSAPIHMRLFPCFSPQPLDSRALDLQAAPGAGWEVFDVRQGLREQRSWKRLCLELRASAGGGTPRWLDLRALGFGRRPRPQAERALLVVFTRGRRRSLLGELRAELGAPPPPATRRPPPRRQRRTAFASRHGKRHGKKSRLRCSKKPLHVNFKELGWDDWIIAPLEYEAHHCEGVCDFPLRSHLEPTNHAIIQTLMNSMDPGSTPPSCCVPTKLTPISILYIDAGNNVVYKQYEDMVVESCGCR; encoded by the exons ATGAATGCACGCCGGGCTCTGCTCTCCGCCGCCTTGCTCGCCAGCCTCCTCTGGGATTTACCTTGCTGCCTCCCGGCCTCCCTCCCCGCCGCCTCGGAGTTCGCCGTCTCCTCCAAGGGCGGACGGAGCCGCAGGGGGCCACGGTCCCCACGGGAGAACCGCCCGCGGCAGGGGGGACACGCCGGTGTCCGGCCGCTCCCACGGGCGGAACCCCACGAGTACATGCTGTCCCTGTTCAGGACTTACTCCATCGCGGAGAAACTGGGCATCAACGCCAGCTTTTTCCAGTCGTCCAAGTCGGCCAACACCATCACTAGTTTTTTGGACAGGGGACGAG ACGATCTCTCACCCTCTCCCTTGAGGCAGCAGCAGTATGTGTTTGATGTCTCGACCCTCTCCGAGACcgaggagctggtgggagccGAGCTGCGGCTTTTCCGCCGGTTCCCCCGCGGCCGCCCGCCACCCTCCGCTCCGATACACATGCGGCTCTTCCCCTGCTTCTCGCCGCAGCCGCTGGACTCCCGCGCCCTGGACCTGCAGGCGGCCCCAGGCGCCGGCTGGGAGGTCTTCGACGTGCGGCAGGGCCTGCGGGAGCAGCGGTCTTGGAAGCGTCTGTGCCTGGAGCTGCGGGCCTCGGCCGGCGGCGGGACGCCGCGCTGGCTGGACCTGCGTGCCCTGGGCTTCGGGCGCCGGCCGCGGCCGCAGGCGGAGCGGGCGCTGCTGGTTGTCTTCACCCGCGGCCGTCGGCGGAGCCTCCTCGGGGAGCTCCGCGCAGAACTGGgcgcgccgccgccgcccgccacccgccgcccgccgccccgGCGCCAACGCCGCACCGCCTTCGCCAGCCGGCACGGAAAGCGGCACGGCAAGAAGTCCCGCCTGCGCTGCAGCAAGAAGCCGCTGCATGTCAACTTCAAGGAGCTGGGGTGGGACGACTGGATTATCGCCCCTCTGGAGTACGAGGCCCACCACTGCGAGGGGGTCTGCGACTTCCCGCTGCGCTCCCACCTGGAGCCCACGAACCACGCCATCATCCAGACCCTCATGAACTCCATGGACCCCGGCTCCACACCGCCCAGCTGCTGCGTCCCCACCAAATTGACTCCCATCAGCATCCTCTACATCGACGCGGGCAACAACGTGGTGTACAAGCAGTACGAGGACATGGTGGTGGAGTCCTGCGGGTGCAGGTAG